In a genomic window of Bacteroidota bacterium:
- a CDS encoding M20/M25/M40 family metallo-hydrolase, with protein MTFNYQEYFGRLETLIANYGAINNISGLKQNLKIITERLKNLNFEIEVYSDDSNSDIIVAKRKPIGSNNWLGFYAHYDVETIESEGWKTDPKKLTEIDDRLFGRGIADNLGIILIRLMALESLSKEASCPGLIWVFQGEEEIGSPYAHKVFPTIKIPEVNLWMEETGYFDLTSSRQRFLTLNEDDDVVGLKPLLENQLNDIGFTTYTENRSLTKFDKCPFLSHLLGSKPYLGLGPNDEYSNIHKPNESLSKITIEINFRQTKTLIQYYAN; from the coding sequence ATGACATTTAACTACCAAGAATATTTCGGAAGATTGGAAACTCTAATTGCAAATTACGGAGCAATAAATAATATTTCAGGTCTTAAACAAAATTTAAAAATTATAACTGAAAGATTAAAGAATTTAAACTTTGAAATTGAAGTATACTCTGATGACAGCAATTCAGATATAATTGTTGCAAAGCGCAAACCAATTGGTAGTAACAATTGGTTAGGCTTCTATGCTCATTATGATGTTGAAACAATAGAATCCGAAGGATGGAAGACCGACCCTAAAAAATTAACCGAAATAGATGATCGCCTGTTTGGTAGGGGTATTGCAGATAATCTTGGGATTATTCTTATTCGGTTGATGGCCCTTGAAAGTTTATCTAAAGAAGCGAGCTGTCCTGGTTTAATTTGGGTATTCCAAGGAGAAGAAGAAATTGGCTCACCTTATGCACATAAAGTATTCCCTACAATTAAAATACCTGAAGTAAACTTATGGATGGAAGAAACCGGGTACTTTGATTTAACATCCAGCAGACAAAGATTTTTAACACTTAATGAAGACGATGACGTTGTAGGATTAAAACCATTACTTGAGAATCAATTAAATGATATTGGATTCACAACTTACACTGAAAACAGATCACTTACCAAGTTTGATAAATGTCCATTTTTAAGCCATTTATTAGGATCAAAACCTTACTTAGGATTAGGGCCCAATGATGAGTATTCAAATATCCATAAACCGAACGAATCACTTTCAAAAATTACAATTGAAATTAATTTTAGACAAACGAAAACATTGATACAGTACTACGCCAATTAA
- a CDS encoding phytanoyl-CoA dioxygenase family protein, whose translation MEISKQQNDFYNENGYLILKNIFNSDEIDTYNKAYKHLRNQFAKECKIEVEDYEREISQVRDLWHHDKTFNTLLLQSKLPQIASALMGASSARLLHDHIINKTKENNEDVPWHQDYTYWPIDNPNGLSLWLPFIDLDENGGVLEVIPKSHLRGEEKPIDFINDKLDFSNESTIKLTANKGDVVVLHCLTWHKTGKNTSVDNRIAYIALWIPSDSKYQPVHAGWHPVNDNVKVNPGEILNSDWFPVIGEFKSTDEKIPLKHFGPSEEDKFTMFNASKKVKSFLVKNLDLSSDVDIWNELYKQEKREEFVGKLSEQYNFTDLNKELLDKSLKDMAINGISYNKHKARNVYNKSYVVFKNLFEL comes from the coding sequence ATGGAAATAAGTAAGCAGCAAAATGATTTCTATAACGAGAATGGATATTTAATTTTAAAGAATATTTTTAATTCTGATGAGATTGATACTTATAACAAGGCTTATAAGCATTTAAGAAATCAATTTGCAAAGGAATGTAAAATAGAAGTTGAAGATTATGAAAGAGAAATTTCTCAAGTAAGAGATTTGTGGCATCATGATAAAACCTTTAACACTTTACTTCTGCAATCAAAACTACCACAAATTGCAAGTGCATTAATGGGTGCATCTTCCGCAAGATTGTTACATGACCATATTATAAATAAAACGAAAGAAAACAATGAGGATGTGCCATGGCATCAAGATTACACTTATTGGCCAATTGATAATCCTAATGGATTATCTCTTTGGTTACCCTTTATAGACCTAGATGAAAATGGTGGAGTATTAGAAGTGATTCCAAAATCACATTTGAGAGGAGAAGAAAAGCCAATCGACTTCATTAATGATAAATTAGATTTTTCTAATGAATCGACAATTAAATTAACAGCAAACAAAGGGGATGTTGTAGTGTTACATTGTTTAACCTGGCATAAAACTGGCAAAAACACTTCTGTTGATAATAGAATTGCATATATCGCACTTTGGATTCCATCTGATTCAAAATATCAACCAGTACATGCGGGTTGGCATCCGGTTAACGATAACGTAAAGGTTAATCCTGGAGAAATTCTTAACTCAGATTGGTTTCCTGTTATAGGCGAATTCAAAAGCACCGATGAAAAAATTCCTTTGAAACATTTTGGTCCATCGGAAGAGGATAAATTCACGATGTTTAATGCGTCTAAAAAGGTAAAGTCATTTCTTGTGAAAAATTTAGATCTTTCTAGTGACGTTGATATATGGAATGAATTGTATAAGCAAGAAAAAAGAGAAGAGTTTGTTGGAAAATTAAGTGAGCAATATAACTTCACTGATTTAAATAAAGAACTCCTTGATAAATCATTAAAGGATATGGCAATTAATGGAATTTCTTACAATAAGCATAAGGCAAGAAACGTCTATAACAAATCTTACGTTGTCTTTAAAAACCTATTTGAATTATGA
- a CDS encoding arylamine N-acetyltransferase: MKEKFGIELSESQVNSFLSNVLNLKGQSISIDFVNSIIVRVAEIIPFQNVEMTSKYFGIPLNGENLIRDVLECKGGICTTVNPFMGAFLNSLGYDVHLIACGKKNEDKRHVAICLKLNNLKYFIDFGDAQPYFEAIELNNLEVEYKRSFRSYKVYSTGIDCYRIELRKDRIWTPYFEFNTTPVNFSFFDAANLKFYSDLEFGPFWKQLHFGIYPNKKLIAIRGNNFIIEQEYGNFKNIKAKNETHFKEMLMKHLPLHHEQFDFIKAKNRIYELNSIKRLGLSLTNDELIHFLNLLGIDAYELTLEFLYSFIKRIFERIPFQNINMLLRGKGKSPTVDEIKGDMLSGLGGPCGTMNPFVGSLLFKMGYEVNLVAGTMGKPNDHLALILNFENEKYYIDCGDGQPYFQPMTINDEKEYYHPFKNHRVTKIDNAKFLIQFFIDNKWVTDVCVDPTPRDFSFFEDSINKHYTDLSYGPFWEGLRFACYPEGRIKAIRNKTIIIQDENDEIMKYSFEDKDSLVELLNNYFKEYSHNFEKAFLNLTTNGNK; the protein is encoded by the coding sequence ATGAAAGAAAAATTTGGCATAGAATTATCAGAAAGTCAAGTGAATAGTTTCCTTTCAAATGTCTTAAACTTAAAAGGACAGAGTATTTCTATAGACTTTGTTAATTCAATCATAGTTCGAGTTGCTGAAATAATCCCTTTTCAAAATGTAGAAATGACGTCAAAATACTTTGGGATTCCATTAAATGGTGAAAATTTAATACGAGATGTTTTAGAATGCAAAGGTGGTATTTGTACGACTGTAAATCCATTTATGGGAGCTTTTTTGAATTCACTGGGCTATGATGTTCATTTAATTGCGTGTGGCAAAAAAAACGAAGACAAAAGACATGTTGCGATTTGTCTAAAATTAAATAATTTGAAATATTTTATTGATTTTGGCGATGCACAACCATATTTTGAAGCAATAGAATTAAACAATCTAGAAGTGGAATATAAAAGATCTTTCCGGTCTTACAAAGTGTATTCAACCGGTATTGATTGTTATCGAATAGAATTAAGAAAAGACCGTATTTGGACGCCATATTTTGAATTTAATACTACCCCAGTAAATTTTAGTTTTTTTGATGCTGCTAATTTGAAATTCTATTCTGATTTGGAATTTGGTCCATTTTGGAAACAATTGCACTTTGGAATTTATCCAAACAAAAAGTTAATAGCAATTCGGGGTAACAATTTTATCATTGAACAAGAATACGGTAATTTCAAAAACATAAAAGCCAAAAACGAAACTCACTTTAAGGAGATGTTGATGAAACATCTTCCATTGCATCACGAACAATTCGATTTTATAAAAGCAAAAAATAGAATTTACGAGTTAAATTCGATTAAGAGGTTGGGACTTTCTCTAACCAATGATGAGTTGATCCATTTTCTTAATTTACTTGGCATAGATGCATATGAATTGACATTAGAATTCCTTTATTCCTTTATAAAAAGAATTTTTGAGAGAATCCCTTTTCAAAACATCAATATGTTGCTTCGTGGAAAAGGCAAATCACCTACAGTTGATGAAATTAAAGGAGATATGCTTTCTGGTTTGGGTGGCCCATGTGGCACAATGAATCCATTTGTTGGTTCATTATTATTTAAAATGGGTTATGAAGTTAATTTGGTTGCTGGAACTATGGGTAAACCAAATGATCATTTAGCATTAATACTAAACTTTGAAAATGAAAAATACTACATTGATTGTGGTGATGGCCAACCATATTTTCAACCCATGACCATTAATGATGAAAAGGAATATTACCATCCATTTAAAAACCATAGAGTAACTAAGATTGATAATGCCAAATTTTTAATTCAGTTTTTTATTGATAATAAATGGGTAACTGATGTTTGTGTCGATCCAACACCAAGAGACTTTTCATTTTTTGAAGATAGTATTAATAAGCATTATACTGATTTAAGCTACGGTCCATTTTGGGAAGGGTTGAGATTTGCTTGTTACCCTGAAGGTAGAATTAAAGCCATCAGAAATAAAACAATAATAATTCAAGATGAAAATGATGAAATAATGAAGTACTCTTTTGAAGATAAAGATAGCCTTGTTGAATTATTGAACAATTACTTTAAAGAATACTCGCACAATTTTGAAAAAGCATTTTTAAATTTAACAACCAATGGAAATAAGTAA
- a CDS encoding polysaccharide deacetylase family protein encodes MKVLMFHRVLPKSLINEQDAYYLRGTLVSTEFFESEIKKYISEGYVFKTLSESIDEHSGKTIVLTFDDGYEDNFKYVLPLLNKYKIRGTFYPTIGYCMDNKLAPLDYYYYFVNRNVTENEKADWITGNKKRNFINLKIAEQEAFVGNLFKNELPVLDLRYMNSEELKILLEAGNEIGGHTLQHDIYTNLTLDEINSDYYSMKKHFERLSISPKTFAYSDGRYNESIVYLLIKDGLKGACTIKANPNRVAPNFEIEREFCN; translated from the coding sequence ATGAAAGTACTGATGTTTCATAGAGTATTGCCAAAATCATTAATAAATGAGCAAGATGCATATTATCTGCGTGGTACTTTGGTAAGCACTGAGTTTTTTGAATCAGAGATTAAGAAATATATAAGTGAGGGGTATGTTTTTAAAACACTGAGCGAGTCAATTGATGAGCATTCTGGCAAAACAATTGTTTTGACTTTTGATGACGGCTATGAAGATAATTTTAAATATGTTTTACCACTTTTGAATAAATACAAAATTAGAGGCACTTTTTATCCAACTATTGGTTACTGCATGGATAACAAATTAGCTCCCTTAGATTATTATTATTACTTCGTTAATAGGAACGTTACTGAAAATGAAAAAGCTGATTGGATAACCGGGAATAAAAAACGCAATTTTATCAATCTAAAAATCGCAGAACAAGAAGCATTCGTTGGGAATTTATTCAAAAATGAATTGCCTGTTTTGGATTTAAGATACATGAATTCAGAAGAGTTAAAAATTTTGCTGGAAGCCGGTAATGAAATAGGAGGCCACACTCTTCAGCATGATATTTATACAAATTTAACTTTAGATGAAATTAATTCTGATTATTATTCAATGAAAAAACATTTCGAGAGATTGTCTATTTCGCCAAAAACCTTTGCATACTCCGATGGTCGCTATAATGAATCTATCGTCTATCTACTAATTAAAGATGGTTTAAAAGGAGCTTGTACAATTAAGGCTAATCCTAATCGTGTTGCTCCAAATTTTGAAATTGAAAGAGAATTTTGCAATTAA
- a CDS encoding TIGR00725 family protein — MQITIIGSNTSACSELLYETALLLGNRLAPLNNYVFNGGMGGVMEAVCKGVIESKDRKALTISILPSLDKAEGNKYLDVVIPSGIGFARNTILIASADVVIAFGGGAGTLSEIAFAWQYDKTVYCYEGEDGWAKNLSNTNLDSRKKGLLIGFSSIDDLMKKLESHRI; from the coding sequence ATGCAAATTACTATCATAGGTTCAAATACATCAGCATGTTCTGAACTACTATACGAAACTGCTTTATTACTTGGCAATAGATTAGCTCCACTAAATAATTATGTTTTTAATGGGGGCATGGGAGGGGTAATGGAAGCTGTATGTAAAGGTGTTATTGAAAGCAAGGATAGAAAGGCTTTAACGATTAGTATATTACCTAGTTTGGATAAGGCCGAAGGAAATAAATATTTGGATGTCGTTATTCCATCAGGAATCGGATTTGCAAGAAATACCATTCTAATTGCTTCAGCCGATGTAGTAATTGCATTTGGAGGTGGTGCTGGAACTTTGAGTGAAATTGCATTTGCATGGCAGTATGATAAAACGGTTTATTGTTATGAAGGAGAAGATGGATGGGCTAAAAATTTATCTAACACTAATTTGGATAGCAGAAAAAAGGGATTGTTAATCGGATTTTCATCAATCGATGACTTAATGAAAAAGTTAGAATCCCATAGAATTTAA